Below is a genomic region from Marinobacter salarius.
GCTGTGGTTCAGCGCCAATAGTGCTACGGATACCCTGATGACCAGTTGGCAAATCAGTGCTGCTGATATTGGCTGGCTGACCAACGCAGTTCAGGGCGGCTTTATCCTGGGCACAATGATCATGGCTTTGGGAGGCCTGGCAGAGCGGTATCGTGCCAGTCTTATTTTTGTGGTGAGTGCGGCTTGCGGTGCTTTGTTCAATGCCTGCTTCGCCTGGTTTTCGGAGGGTCTGGCCAGTGGCATTGTGTTCCGCTTCCTGGTTGGCCTGAGTTTGGCGGGCATCTACCCCGTGGGCATGAAGTTGATCGTCAGCTGGGCTCCCGAGCGGACCGGGCAGGCCCTCGCCCAGCTTGTCGCCATGCTGACGCTCGGCACCGCACTGCCCCATGCATTGCGAGAAGCCGGTGCGGACCTGCCATGGCAGTACGTCATCCTGGCATCATCGCTACTTGCGCTATTTGGCGCCGTTCTTATCCATCTGCTTGGAGATGGCCCTCATTTACCAGGTGCAGGCCAGAAAAAACAATCATCGGGCACCGGCTCCGAGCGACCGCTGACGGTCTTTGACGCCTTCAAGGTCAATCGATTTCGTGCTGCAGCCCTGGGCTATTTCGGGCATATGTGGGAGCTTTACGCGTTCTGGACAGTCGTACCACTGCTTGTGGCCAATACGGCACTCATCAGTGAATACTCGGCCGTCGGATTATCGGGTATGGCGTTCAGTATCATTGGCAT
It encodes:
- a CDS encoding MFS transporter; this encodes MTSGQFEGATPIPSRFLRRLGPVATIALAQLFGTSLWFSANSATDTLMTSWQISAADIGWLTNAVQGGFILGTMIMALGGLAERYRASLIFVVSAACGALFNACFAWFSEGLASGIVFRFLVGLSLAGIYPVGMKLIVSWAPERTGQALAQLVAMLTLGTALPHALREAGADLPWQYVILASSLLALFGAVLIHLLGDGPHLPGAGQKKQSSGTGSERPLTVFDAFKVNRFRAAALGYFGHMWELYAFWTVVPLLVANTALISEYSAVGLSGMAFSIIGIGALGCLVGGFLSRRIGSAKVAVGALVSSCVCAVVFALFWRDLPAMWLGILLLAWGATVIADSPQFSALSAQACPKEVVGAALAIQNSIGFAITVVSIAATTALFDRIGLDAAWLLVPGPIVGLLGFAWASCRASTFETDA